From a single Rutidosis leptorrhynchoides isolate AG116_Rl617_1_P2 chromosome 5, CSIRO_AGI_Rlap_v1, whole genome shotgun sequence genomic region:
- the LOC139849639 gene encoding uncharacterized protein: MSPYLFMLVMEVLTLMLKRNISQAPNFRFHPKSEKFQIVNLCFADNLFIFAHANISSVNVIRDAMEEFKNCSGLVPSLPNTAFFCNVSASMKNSILATLPFEEGRLPVRYLGVPLVSSRLVYCDCKILVERVKYKVDNWMNKFLSFARRVQLIVSVLTSMQIYWCSVFILPDMIIKDMKKLLRGFLWCQGPMKRGKAKVKWDDMCLPKVEGGLGIKRLKSWNVALMASHAWQILTFKPSLWVKWTYEYKLASHHFWRIELKAGAAWSWWGMGQPDQLGMTHGVIWELFLILCHIMTLLEQSFIPPVLSSVPDKYGWKDSQGMVHDFSVSRAWNSLRPQGNKVPWFSVVWYSQCVPRHAFLLWLVLGEKLKTQDKLKPWESQDWHVIVEKLTLVASRKLAHILVAKLCFAATIYSIWQERNFHLFKQVFRTEQQVFEAIVSNTRLNLLTIWFKNSPNVARIRSTWHIEEV, from the exons ATGTCGCCTTATCTTTTTATGTTAGTTATGGAAGTTTTGACTCTTATGCTTAAAAGAAATATTAGTCAGGCTCCTAACTTTCGATTCCACCCGAAAAGTGAGAAGTTTCAGATTGTCAATCTTTGTTTTGCGGATAACTTATTTATTTTTGCTCATGCTAACATCTCTTCGGTTAATGTGATCCGTGATGCAATGGAGGAGTTTAAGAATTGCTCTGGGTTAGTTCCTAGCTTACCGAACACGGCCTTCTTCTGTAATGTTTCTGCTAGTATGAAGAACTCTATTCTTGCGACTTTACCCTTTGAGGAAGGTCGATTACCGGTTAGGTATCTTGGGGTTCCTCTTGTCTCATCGCGTCTGGTGTATTGTGATTGTAAAATTTTGGTTGAGAGGGTTAAATACAAGGTTGACAATTGGATGAATAAGTTCCTTTCGTTTGCGAGGAGAGTTCAGTTAATTGTTTCGGTTCTTACATCGATGCAAATTTATTGGTGCTCGGTTTTTATTCTTCCAGACATGATTATTAAGGATATGAAGAAGTTGTTACGAGGTTTTCTTTGGTGTCAAGGACCTATGAAAAGAGGGAAAGCGAAAGTTAAATGGGATGACATGTGTTTGCCTAAAGTTGAGGGTGGTTTGGGTATAAAAAGATTAAAGAGTTGGAATGTCGCGCTGATGGCATCTCATGCTTGGCAAATTTTGACTTTTAAGCCTTCACTATGGGTTAAGTGGACATATGAGTACAAGCTTGCTTCTCACCATTTTTGGAGAATTGAGTTAAAAGCGGGGGCAGCCTGGAGTTGG TGGGGGATGGGTCAACCAGATCAGCTTGGCATGACTCATGGTGTAATCTGGGAACTCTTTCTAATATTGTGTCACATAATGACATTGTTAGAGCAG TCTTTTATACCTCCTGTTTTGTCTTCTGTTCCGGATAAATATGGGTGGAAGGATTCTCAAGGTATGGTCCATGATTTTTCGGTTTCTAGAGCTTGGAACTCTCTGCGTCCGCAAGGTAATAAAGTTCCATGGTTCTCGGTTGTTTGGTATTCTCAGTGTGTTCCTAGGCACGCTTTCCTGTTATGGCTTGTGTTGGGTGAGAAATTAAAAACGCAAGACAAACTCAAGCCGTGGGAG AGCCAAGATTGGCATGTCATCGTGGAAAAGCTCACGCTTGTCGCTTCGCGTAAGTTGGCTCATATTTTAGTTGCAAAGTTGTGTTTTGCAGCTACTATATATTCTATTTGGCAAGAACGAAATTTTCATCTTTTCAAACAGGTCTTTCGAACTGAACAACAAGTTTTTGAGGCAATCGTTTCCAATACTCGCTTGAATTTGCTCACCATTTGGTTCAAGAATTCCCCTAATGTAGCTCGTATTCGGTCTACTTGGCATATAGAGGAGGTTTAA